In Gemmatimonadota bacterium, one genomic interval encodes:
- a CDS encoding molybdopterin-dependent oxidoreductase, translating to MKRIKTSRRDFLKSGAFITGSAAGASLYVGNNPELEAAPASAAAVTRGTALAQCPYCGVGCGTIILTENGKIVSMRPDKDHPTNYGLQCIKGLTAAEPMYIDRMEGDPYVRKDVWEEWNKPGHGDMDFVSKSKGSFDEEHFVRVPYEQASGLVAHKIAHFAKKYTGNSIALYGSGQLTMEGQYLENLFMKGVLGSNTIEANARMCMTSAVTGYFASLGSDTPPLAYEDIELSDMIMHFGHNARESHPIIFWRAADHKKKKDIPTVVVDPRRTGTTQGYEDINPENSVHVPVLNGDISFLNALAHVLIKEHPDVIDWEFVKDHATGWQEYSSGVLQNYSPEQVQDRMGSDEVTPELIRLVAGMFADATRKRLERSKKSHAAGYGGVIIMWGIGYNQHIHGQHNVISIINLLALTGNLAKPGCGPFSMTGQPNAMGERFTGGLTGRLPFNEPLSNLKHLAHMAKSWRVPEQNLERALKSENPGYAVGMMERALKDEVKAMFLVYATHIDLPDQQNLIRPALMKTFNIVQEIYRHAPNNLYADVIFPAATWGEVTGVYISSERRINICDKAAEPPPGCHPDMDMVIDKGKEVAHLLGLDADTIFPYRKREDGTYDAEEVFRDVIQASAGTDTDLTGILEVEKVDNVSPYEQIRKLRGIQWPAPTYAIARGGGTKRRYMLQEGDWESRPYGYFRTKDGKVHFKLCEQDYSDRKRVTDKLMEFGDKEGVYTIDNIALLEEARDKGLTPDLPDEDFRGNKWQDVPADKYPYWLGLGVVYEHFHTAKSNRSATTRRLVPEQYVEMHPDDAKTLGIEDGDKVRLITRRGNYEARAQVGTNSLVKPARNSVPRGYMFSPWNLSVADSADPKKNKWLVNNTSSRVWDLISGQVDFKKLACRIEKV from the coding sequence CTGTTACCCGCGGTACTGCCCTGGCGCAGTGCCCTTATTGCGGTGTCGGCTGCGGCACCATCATATTGACGGAGAACGGCAAGATTGTTTCCATGCGTCCGGACAAGGACCACCCGACCAATTACGGCTTGCAGTGCATCAAGGGACTGACGGCTGCGGAACCCATGTATATCGATCGTATGGAAGGTGATCCATACGTGCGTAAGGATGTCTGGGAGGAATGGAATAAGCCCGGTCATGGAGATATGGATTTTGTCAGCAAGAGTAAGGGCTCTTTCGATGAAGAGCATTTTGTGCGGGTGCCTTATGAACAGGCATCAGGATTAGTAGCGCACAAGATCGCGCACTTTGCGAAGAAGTATACCGGGAATTCCATTGCCCTGTACGGCTCCGGTCAGCTGACCATGGAAGGCCAGTACCTGGAAAACCTGTTTATGAAGGGCGTTCTTGGTTCCAATACCATTGAAGCAAATGCCAGGATGTGCATGACCTCCGCGGTAACGGGCTATTTTGCATCGTTAGGATCTGACACGCCGCCGCTGGCTTATGAGGACATTGAACTCAGCGACATGATCATGCACTTCGGGCATAACGCCCGGGAATCGCATCCGATTATCTTCTGGCGGGCGGCTGACCACAAAAAGAAAAAGGATATCCCGACGGTCGTGGTTGATCCTCGCCGCACCGGTACGACCCAGGGTTATGAAGATATCAACCCGGAAAACAGCGTACATGTGCCGGTTCTCAACGGCGATATCAGTTTTTTGAATGCGCTTGCCCATGTCCTGATCAAGGAACATCCTGATGTCATCGATTGGGAGTTTGTAAAGGATCATGCTACCGGTTGGCAGGAATATTCCAGCGGGGTATTACAGAATTACAGCCCGGAACAGGTACAGGACCGCATGGGTTCGGATGAAGTCACCCCTGAACTGATACGCCTCGTGGCCGGCATGTTTGCCGACGCCACGCGCAAACGCCTGGAGCGCAGCAAGAAAAGTCACGCGGCCGGTTACGGCGGCGTGATCATAATGTGGGGGATCGGTTACAACCAGCATATCCACGGCCAGCACAATGTCATCTCCATCATCAACCTGCTGGCTTTAACGGGCAACCTGGCCAAGCCCGGCTGCGGTCCGTTTTCGATGACGGGCCAACCGAATGCGATGGGCGAACGCTTTACCGGCGGCTTGACGGGACGCCTGCCGTTTAATGAACCGTTATCCAACCTGAAACATCTTGCGCACATGGCAAAGTCCTGGCGCGTCCCCGAACAGAACCTGGAACGCGCGCTGAAATCGGAGAACCCGGGCTATGCGGTGGGGATGATGGAACGCGCCCTGAAGGATGAGGTCAAGGCGATGTTCCTGGTGTATGCGACGCATATTGATTTACCGGACCAGCAGAACCTGATTCGTCCGGCGCTGATGAAAACGTTCAACATAGTGCAGGAGATCTATCGCCATGCCCCCAATAATCTCTATGCGGACGTCATCTTTCCCGCAGCGACCTGGGGCGAGGTGACAGGTGTCTATATCAGTTCGGAACGCCGCATCAACATTTGCGACAAGGCTGCCGAACCGCCTCCCGGGTGTCACCCTGATATGGACATGGTGATCGACAAGGGGAAGGAAGTCGCGCACCTGCTGGGGCTTGATGCGGATACGATATTCCCCTACCGGAAACGGGAAGACGGCACCTACGACGCCGAGGAGGTATTCCGGGATGTCATCCAGGCGTCTGCCGGGACGGATACCGACCTGACGGGCATACTCGAAGTTGAGAAAGTGGACAATGTCAGTCCGTATGAGCAGATACGCAAGCTGCGCGGTATCCAGTGGCCGGCCCCCACTTACGCCATTGCCAGGGGCGGCGGCACCAAGCGCCGGTACATGTTGCAGGAAGGTGACTGGGAGAGCCGGCCGTACGGTTATTTCAGGACAAAAGACGGCAAGGTGCACTTCAAGTTGTGTGAACAGGATTACAGCGACCGCAAACGCGTCACGGATAAATTGATGGAGTTCGGCGACAAGGAAGGCGTGTATACCATCGATAATATCGCCCTTCTTGAAGAGGCCCGCGACAAGGGGCTGACCCCGGATCTCCCCGATGAGGATTTCCGCGGGAACAAATGGCAGGACGTACCCGCGGACAAATACCCCTACTGGCTCGGCCTGGGCGTGGTTTATGAACATTTTCATACGGCCAAATCCAACCGCAGCGCGACTACCCGCCGCCTGGTCCCGGAGCAGTATGTTGAAATGCATCCGGATGATGCGAAGACTTTGGGCATAGAAGATGGTGACAAGGTGAGGCTCATTACCCGGCGCGGCAATTACGAAGCCAGGGCGCAGGTGGGGACTAACAGCCTGGTGAAGCCTGCGCGCAATTCGGTGCCGCGGGGATACATGTTCAGCCCCTGGAACCTGTCGGTTGCCGACAGTGCAGACCCGAAAAAGAACAAATGGCTGGTTAATAATACATCCAGCCGGGTCTGGGACCTGATATCGGGCCAGGTGGATTTCAAAAAGCTGGCATGCAGGATTGAAAAGGTGTAA
- a CDS encoding 4Fe-4S dicluster domain-containing protein — protein sequence MASMKRRKFLQDLVSAATAMAAAPAATARVAQKTGIRYLRPPGSLDEAKFVSRCIRCGQCGEACPNRCIKFFGTENGFSSYGTPYITPREQACILCMKCGDVCPTGAIQSITREAETILDSVAMGKARVNESLCLSYQGKSCGVCYRACPLPDIAIKVGWMEQPHVQDACVGCGLCERSCIQIPQAIRVIPNHSL from the coding sequence GTGGCATCTATGAAACGCAGGAAATTTTTACAGGACCTGGTTTCCGCAGCGACCGCCATGGCTGCTGCGCCGGCCGCGACGGCGCGGGTGGCCCAAAAGACGGGAATTCGTTACCTGCGCCCGCCCGGTTCCCTGGACGAAGCCAAGTTTGTCAGCCGTTGTATACGTTGCGGCCAGTGCGGCGAGGCATGCCCCAACCGCTGCATAAAATTTTTCGGGACGGAAAACGGCTTTAGTTCTTACGGCACTCCGTACATAACGCCGCGGGAACAGGCCTGTATCCTGTGTATGAAATGCGGTGACGTGTGTCCGACCGGGGCCATTCAATCCATAACGCGTGAGGCGGAAACCATCCTGGATTCCGTCGCCATGGGTAAAGCCCGCGTCAATGAAAGCCTGTGCCTGTCCTACCAGGGAAAATCATGCGGCGTCTGTTACCGGGCCTGCCCGTTACCCGACATCGCCATCAAGGTGGGATGGATGGAACAACCCCATGTGCAGGACGCCTGCGTCGGTTGCGGTCTGTGTGAGCGTTCGTGCATCCAGATACCGCAGGCAATTCGGGTGATACCAAACCACAGTCTGTGA
- a CDS encoding 4Fe-4S binding protein has protein sequence MTPHIRHLNKLRWVTLTGVFLVLILLPCISIYQAYVAAHAYDLLTPSEQLFYDVMETLTDPFVSDPEHDLDAVKGTTWAATVFDVKVSDPLAVVGQVSAGLEIYPSFLLAALIPVIVTLMFGRIFCGWICPATLLYELNTNLAAWLHRVGLPVGNRHFDRRLKYLVLGIGVILSMITGSVLFAAVYPPAIIGREIYYAIALGGFGAGAVFFVLTLLFDLLVARRGFCRYVCPGGALYSLLGRYRVLRIQRKVETCNDCAKCTAVCEFELNPMRDGFGQECNNCTACIAVCPTDALVFKVDIKDIPNQGPGHLGRHYRENEY, from the coding sequence ATGACACCTCATATTCGCCACCTGAACAAACTGCGCTGGGTCACCCTGACCGGCGTATTCCTGGTACTGATCCTGTTGCCCTGTATCAGCATTTACCAGGCGTATGTGGCTGCTCATGCCTATGACCTGCTCACGCCGTCCGAACAGTTGTTTTATGACGTCATGGAGACGTTGACCGACCCGTTTGTCAGCGACCCGGAACACGATCTCGACGCGGTCAAAGGCACCACCTGGGCTGCGACCGTATTTGATGTAAAGGTCAGCGACCCGCTGGCCGTAGTCGGCCAGGTCTCCGCCGGCCTGGAGATTTATCCGTCTTTCTTGCTTGCCGCGCTCATCCCCGTGATTGTCACACTCATGTTCGGCCGGATATTCTGTGGCTGGATCTGCCCTGCCACCCTGCTGTATGAACTCAACACCAACCTGGCCGCCTGGTTGCACCGGGTGGGATTGCCTGTGGGCAACCGCCATTTTGACCGGCGCCTGAAATACCTGGTGCTGGGTATCGGAGTCATATTATCGATGATCACCGGTTCGGTATTGTTCGCGGCCGTCTACCCGCCTGCCATCATCGGACGCGAGATATATTACGCGATCGCCCTGGGGGGATTTGGCGCCGGGGCGGTATTTTTCGTACTGACCCTGTTGTTTGATTTACTGGTGGCGCGGCGCGGGTTTTGCCGTTACGTCTGTCCGGGAGGGGCGCTGTATTCATTGCTTGGACGTTACCGGGTGTTGCGCATACAACGAAAGGTGGAAACCTGCAACGATTGCGCGAAATGCACGGCAGTGTGCGAATTTGAACTCAACCCCATGCGCGACGGCTTCGGCCAGGAATGCAATAACTGCACAGCCTGTATTGCTGTCTGTCCCACGGATGCGCTGGTGTTCAAGGTAGATATAAAGGACATACCCAACCAGGGTCCGGGGCATCTCGGCAGGCATTACCGTGAAAATGAGTATTGA
- a CDS encoding 4Fe-4S binding protein — protein sequence MMMVHPGLPSVWAAALCVFMLALSAYILLANTVSGRPAKTISLANIPVLGAFVRALTGTPVILLFLKITVVCLFVLVIAAGLSGSQIPERNIATVLTWNIWWAGLIISVFFLGSAWCAICPWDAIATWLVRRRLWRRAHPNNSLNLRVSRRLRSVWPALVLFIVLTWFELGVGVTSSPYMTALLALAMVLMATASLAVFEGKAFCRYFCPVGRTIGFYSQLAPVELRPVNTDICAGCKTLECYYGSETVDPCPTHLVMGRLKQNTYCTSCGNCARSCPDNNVAWRLRAPSREAIEDARPHWDEAWFMLGLLALTEFHGISMAPFFEVWLLSLAALVNDSGKLLWSFSILLLSGMLVVVLAYAFFVRLTQKICPGRSEFKKLFSGFVFVSLPLAFSYHLAHNLSHLFRESSGFGALLLNPFGLGAQPLSMMEKHSRHQDILFSQDFLFASQAALLAFGFWISLKVIQHRGYVLAGAAGLRLSPMIMFAITITGLHVWLLMQPMMMRF from the coding sequence ATGATGATGGTACATCCGGGGCTTCCTTCAGTATGGGCCGCGGCGCTATGTGTTTTCATGCTGGCGCTGAGTGCTTATATCCTGCTGGCGAACACCGTGTCCGGCAGGCCGGCAAAGACGATCAGCCTGGCGAACATACCCGTTCTGGGCGCGTTTGTGCGCGCCCTGACCGGAACACCCGTCATATTATTGTTTTTGAAAATTACCGTGGTGTGCCTGTTTGTCCTGGTCATTGCCGCGGGATTGTCCGGTTCCCAGATTCCCGAAAGAAATATTGCAACGGTACTGACCTGGAACATATGGTGGGCCGGCCTCATCATTTCTGTTTTTTTTCTCGGCTCTGCCTGGTGCGCAATCTGCCCCTGGGACGCCATTGCCACCTGGCTGGTTCGCCGCCGCCTGTGGCGCCGCGCGCATCCCAATAACAGCCTTAATCTCAGGGTGTCCCGCAGGCTGCGCAGTGTCTGGCCGGCCCTGGTCCTGTTTATCGTCCTGACCTGGTTTGAACTGGGCGTCGGCGTTACCTCCAGCCCGTATATGACGGCGCTGCTGGCCCTGGCAATGGTGCTGATGGCCACGGCCAGCCTGGCCGTTTTCGAAGGCAAGGCCTTTTGCCGGTACTTCTGTCCGGTAGGCAGGACCATCGGGTTCTATTCCCAACTCGCGCCGGTCGAACTCAGGCCCGTCAATACGGATATCTGCGCCGGGTGCAAGACACTGGAATGTTATTACGGATCGGAAACCGTCGATCCCTGCCCGACTCACCTGGTGATGGGGCGGTTGAAACAGAACACCTATTGCACTTCCTGCGGGAATTGCGCCAGGAGTTGCCCGGACAATAATGTCGCCTGGCGCCTGCGCGCGCCCAGCAGGGAAGCCATTGAAGATGCCCGCCCGCATTGGGATGAAGCATGGTTTATGCTGGGCCTGTTGGCATTAACGGAGTTTCACGGCATATCCATGGCGCCATTTTTCGAAGTCTGGTTGCTGTCTCTGGCCGCGCTGGTGAATGATTCGGGGAAACTGTTGTGGAGTTTTTCCATTTTGCTGTTATCCGGTATGCTGGTAGTGGTGTTGGCCTATGCGTTCTTTGTGCGGCTCACGCAAAAGATCTGTCCCGGCAGATCGGAGTTTAAAAAACTGTTTTCCGGTTTTGTCTTCGTTTCACTTCCGCTGGCATTCAGTTATCACCTGGCGCACAATTTAAGCCACCTGTTCCGGGAAAGTTCAGGTTTCGGCGCGCTGTTGCTCAATCCTTTCGGACTGGGCGCGCAGCCCTTGAGCATGATGGAAAAACACAGCAGGCACCAGGATATCCTGTTCTCACAGGATTTCCTGTTTGCATCGCAAGCAGCCCTGCTCGCATTCGGGTTCTGGATAAGCCTGAAAGTGATCCAACATCGCGGATACGTATTGGCCGGCGCTGCAGGCTTGCGCCTGTCACCCATGATAATGTTTGCAATTACCATTACCGGGCTGCATGTCTGGTTGCTGATGCAGCCCATGATGATGAGATTTTGA
- a CDS encoding 4Fe-4S dicluster domain-containing protein: MTQRARHWIRPPYAQAELEFLLACTRCDKCIEACPHNVLFKLPARLGAQVVGTPAMDVLNRGCHLCDDWPCVNACEPDALRLPATAEDEDAPLPKLAHAEINVSACLPYLGPECGACKPACPVPGAMTWKMEKPEINPDICTGCGLCREACIVEPKAVNISSLPPEIRELPSGSP, from the coding sequence GTGACACAACGCGCCAGGCACTGGATTCGGCCGCCTTATGCCCAGGCTGAACTGGAATTCCTGCTTGCCTGTACCCGCTGTGACAAGTGCATAGAGGCCTGTCCCCATAATGTCCTCTTTAAATTGCCGGCTAGACTTGGCGCACAGGTCGTGGGCACGCCGGCAATGGATGTGCTGAACAGGGGTTGTCATCTCTGCGATGACTGGCCGTGTGTCAACGCCTGTGAACCGGACGCGTTGCGCCTTCCCGCCACGGCCGAAGATGAGGACGCGCCGTTACCGAAACTGGCGCATGCGGAAATCAACGTCTCGGCTTGCCTGCCTTACCTGGGGCCAGAGTGCGGCGCCTGCAAACCTGCCTGCCCGGTCCCCGGCGCAATGACCTGGAAGATGGAAAAGCCTGAGATCAACCCGGACATCTGCACGGGCTGCGGATTGTGCAGGGAGGCATGCATAGTCGAACCGAAGGCAGTGAACATCTCCTCGCTCCCTCCTGAAATCCGGGAGTTGCCGTCCGGTAGTCCCTGA
- a CDS encoding DUF255 domain-containing protein, whose protein sequence is MPAYRAIICVLAVCLGPAQAADCLSGQLSCSEPLQSELRQALTDRGEDYRPRTRHLGPDGRPLFINRLIFEDSPYLLQHAHNPVNWHSWGSEAFARAGEEGKPVFLSIGYSTCHWCHVMERESFEDIAIARYLNEHFIPVKVDRERRPDIDEIYMSALLLTKGQGGWPLSSFLTHDGKPFYSGTYYPQDEFLGLLKQVRELWATQHDDLDLLAEKIADAVTGSMQARGRVAAIGPDLVQGAVSRILYGYDQQWGGFGGAPRFTNESSLMLLLQHGYRNMNETGIAAAEHTLTMMAHGGLYDQVGGGFHRYSTDARWLVPHFEKMLYHQANMARVYLDAYRYTGNRFFARIAEQTLDFMLRDMRSPDGGFYSAVDAESAGEEGRFYVWSLDEINHSLPPGDAALARSVFGLTEQGNFNGRNILHFPDELPDLAKNLDMDELELISRLDGIRERLRLEREKRPHPLVDRKTLVAWNGMAIAALAMSARALDRQEYLGAATATAEFLWKRQRSNDGSLLRIHYAGRSSGKATQDDYAYFAQGLIALYDATGERVWLERAVELVRTMVDRFWDREAGGFYMSEVEDTLFVMPKQFRDGDMPSGNSAALHVLVSLSSRVRDWDYKNLAVRLIETFSAVLGEQAGTSPYFMVAVDRYLNNAAGDTEYAARGEIKLTARKAEDYDKIRINLDIAPGWHVNAYRPGAENLIPLDINIAGNRGRWELLRVSYPEPRLKELSFEDGKLALYENSVDIPLELRPPPDREFFHDRRLDLKIRLQACDDEICLPPEDVVLEYLHPDNP, encoded by the coding sequence ATGCCTGCTTACCGGGCAATTATCTGTGTGCTGGCGGTTTGCCTGGGCCCTGCGCAGGCAGCCGATTGTCTGTCGGGTCAGCTGTCCTGTTCCGAGCCACTGCAGTCGGAACTGCGCCAGGCGCTTACGGACAGGGGAGAGGACTACCGGCCCAGGACAAGGCACCTGGGCCCGGATGGACGGCCGCTGTTCATAAACCGGTTAATCTTCGAAGATTCCCCATACCTGTTGCAACATGCGCATAACCCCGTGAACTGGCATAGCTGGGGCAGCGAGGCGTTTGCGCGCGCCGGGGAGGAGGGTAAACCGGTGTTTTTGTCGATTGGTTATTCCACCTGCCACTGGTGTCACGTAATGGAGAGGGAGAGTTTTGAAGACATCGCGATTGCCCGGTACCTGAACGAACATTTTATCCCCGTTAAAGTGGACCGGGAAAGACGCCCCGATATCGACGAAATATATATGTCGGCGTTACTGCTCACAAAAGGGCAGGGAGGATGGCCCCTGTCAAGTTTCCTGACCCATGACGGAAAACCGTTTTATTCAGGTACCTATTACCCGCAGGACGAGTTCCTGGGACTGCTCAAACAGGTCAGGGAGTTGTGGGCAACGCAGCACGATGACCTGGACTTGCTGGCGGAGAAGATCGCAGATGCCGTAACGGGCTCCATGCAGGCCAGGGGCAGGGTAGCCGCTATCGGCCCGGACCTGGTGCAAGGCGCCGTTTCCCGGATTTTATATGGCTACGATCAACAGTGGGGCGGGTTCGGCGGGGCGCCCAGGTTTACCAATGAATCGTCCCTGATGTTGTTGTTGCAGCACGGCTACCGCAACATGAATGAAACAGGCATTGCCGCTGCGGAACATACGTTGACGATGATGGCCCATGGCGGGCTGTATGACCAGGTGGGCGGCGGATTTCACCGCTATTCGACAGATGCGCGTTGGCTGGTCCCGCATTTTGAAAAAATGCTGTACCACCAGGCTAATATGGCCAGGGTCTACCTTGACGCCTACCGCTATACGGGGAACAGGTTTTTTGCGCGTATCGCGGAGCAGACACTGGACTTTATGTTACGTGACATGAGATCCCCTGATGGCGGCTTTTATTCGGCCGTGGATGCGGAAAGCGCCGGAGAAGAGGGCCGCTTTTACGTGTGGTCTCTTGATGAGATAAACCATTCACTCCCGCCCGGAGATGCAGCGCTTGCGCGTTCGGTTTTCGGGCTAACGGAACAAGGCAACTTTAACGGGAGAAATATTCTGCATTTTCCCGATGAATTACCTGATCTGGCAAAAAACCTGGATATGGACGAGCTGGAATTGATCTCAAGACTGGACGGCATTCGGGAAAGACTGCGCCTGGAGAGGGAGAAACGGCCGCATCCGCTGGTTGACAGAAAAACCCTGGTGGCCTGGAACGGCATGGCGATTGCCGCGCTGGCTATGTCCGCCCGGGCGCTGGACCGGCAGGAGTACCTTGGAGCCGCAACAGCAACAGCCGAGTTCCTCTGGAAGCGCCAGCGCAGCAATGACGGCAGCCTGTTGCGCATACATTACGCCGGCCGGTCTTCCGGCAAGGCGACACAGGACGACTATGCGTATTTCGCCCAAGGGTTGATTGCCTTGTATGACGCCACCGGAGAGCGGGTGTGGCTGGAACGGGCTGTTGAACTGGTCCGGACAATGGTGGACAGGTTCTGGGACCGCGAGGCCGGCGGTTTCTACATGAGCGAAGTTGAGGACACCCTTTTTGTCATGCCTAAACAATTTCGTGACGGTGATATGCCTTCCGGGAATTCCGCGGCGTTGCATGTCCTGGTAAGCCTGTCGAGCCGTGTCAGGGACTGGGATTATAAAAACCTTGCCGTCCGGTTAATCGAGACGTTTTCTGCGGTGCTGGGCGAACAGGCCGGAACCAGTCCGTATTTTATGGTTGCCGTCGACAGGTATCTGAACAATGCCGCAGGCGACACCGAGTATGCCGCCCGCGGAGAGATAAAGTTAACGGCGCGGAAAGCGGAGGATTACGACAAGATCCGGATCAACCTGGATATCGCACCGGGATGGCATGTCAATGCTTACCGCCCCGGAGCTGAAAACCTTATCCCGCTGGACATAAACATTGCCGGAAACCGCGGCCGATGGGAGTTGCTCAGGGTCTCTTACCCCGAACCCCGGCTGAAAGAGTTGTCATTTGAAGACGGGAAGCTCGCGCTGTATGAAAACAGTGTCGACATTCCCCTGGAATTGAGGCCTCCGCCGGACCGGGAGTTTTTCCATGACCGGAGGCTGGACCTCAAAATACGGTTGCAGGCCTGTGATGATGAAATTTGCCTGCCGCCTGAAGACGTGGTGTTGGAATACCTGCATCCAGATAACCCCTGA